From a single Micromonospora carbonacea genomic region:
- a CDS encoding adenosylcobinamide-GDP ribazoletransferase, whose product MPTDPHPGGGGRVGDGLRLALTTFTVWPVRAGRVDRATAGVAMASAPAVGALLGAALAGVLLLVGAVAAPLVAAAVTLGAGALLTRGLHLDGLADTVDALGSYRRGTAALEIMKKPDVGPFGVAALVVVLLTQAAVLAELAARSWPAALAGVVAATAAGRLGVTLACRRGVPAARPDGLGALVAGTVGPVAAGVGVAAVAAVAVAAVPGRPWQGPVAVLAALAVAVLLLRHLVRRLGGITGDVLGATVEVVTTLVYLGLAATR is encoded by the coding sequence GTGCCGACTGACCCCCACCCGGGCGGCGGGGGGCGCGTCGGCGACGGCCTGCGGCTGGCGCTGACCACGTTCACCGTCTGGCCGGTGCGCGCCGGCCGGGTCGACCGCGCCACGGCGGGCGTCGCGATGGCGTCCGCCCCGGCGGTCGGCGCCCTGCTCGGGGCGGCGCTGGCCGGGGTGCTGCTGCTCGTCGGGGCCGTCGCTGCGCCGCTGGTCGCCGCGGCGGTGACCCTCGGGGCGGGCGCGCTGCTCACCCGGGGGCTGCACCTGGACGGGCTCGCCGACACCGTCGACGCGCTGGGGTCGTACCGGCGGGGCACCGCCGCGCTGGAGATCATGAAGAAGCCGGACGTGGGGCCGTTCGGGGTGGCCGCGCTGGTGGTCGTACTCCTGACGCAGGCCGCGGTCCTCGCGGAGCTGGCGGCCCGGTCGTGGCCGGCGGCGCTCGCGGGCGTGGTGGCGGCGACGGCGGCCGGGCGGCTCGGGGTCACCCTGGCCTGCCGGCGCGGCGTGCCGGCGGCCCGGCCCGACGGGCTGGGCGCGCTGGTCGCGGGCACCGTCGGCCCGGTTGCGGCAGGGGTCGGCGTGGCCGCCGTCGCGGCCGTCGCGGTCGCCGCCGTGCCGGGCCGCCCGTGGCAGGGGCCGGTCGCCGTGCTCGCCGCGCTCGCCGTCGCGGTGCTGCTGCTGCGCCACCTGGTACGCCGCCTCGGCGGCATCACCGGCGACGTGCTCGGCGCGACCGTGGAGGTGGTGACCACGCTGGTCTACCTGGGGCTGGCGGCGACCCGCTGA
- a CDS encoding bifunctional adenosylcobinamide kinase/adenosylcobinamide-phosphate guanylyltransferase, with protein sequence MSVDGWNTVLVLGGIRSGKSEFAESLVAEAPTVRYVATSAAGDPTDAEWAARLEAHRARRPGSWTTEETADDPRRLADVVASAGPNETLLVDDLGGWVTVLLDPAHQPADDTATIAELADAVRACPARLVLVSPEVGLSLVPTTPLGRAFVDALGAANRAVADACDAVVLVVAGQACWLKAPAAPGGEAGAVPAPQAAVPAPAATTAAQATAAQGAAAQATATAAAGGGHDDRAALPQVLTPTAAPEPAGAPWAAPTMALPVVATGLVIQPGMELPMPDEYTGPQAVERLATLDVPGAGLGVLERVVGFAAATQGTPTPKPWDSVRVLLLHGDHAGGAAAGAPPGESARRAAQARAGQGVLARLAAENGASLQVVETPASEPIERLPALDHEQVEQALRYGWRLAEEAAEAGVRLLVLAACGAGTDAAAAAVLAATAGAEPPAVLGRVVTAGGEIDDAAWMRRCAAVRDALHRTRRSPRDAKDVLAELGGGDIAVATGVLLGATARRLPVLLDGPVGLAAGMVSRDLAGQARHWCLLADHGGHPAVRLAADVLGLDPLLDLRLDLGEGANALTALPLLRSVLSLAAALPARPGPDDAATVADEAAAAGTGDDGAGDDGAGDDGAGDDGDGTGGADDDDRGTDGDDGGAEFVEPEPAGPGPATTAPTGTTASTGTTASAGAAEPAGPEPDPAGRRAD encoded by the coding sequence ATGTCCGTTGACGGGTGGAACACGGTCCTGGTGCTCGGCGGGATCCGCTCCGGCAAGTCCGAGTTCGCGGAGTCCCTGGTCGCCGAGGCGCCCACGGTCCGCTACGTGGCGACCTCGGCTGCCGGTGACCCGACCGACGCCGAGTGGGCGGCCCGCCTGGAGGCGCATCGCGCCCGGCGGCCGGGGTCGTGGACCACCGAGGAGACCGCCGACGACCCGCGCCGGCTGGCCGACGTCGTCGCGTCGGCCGGGCCGAACGAGACGCTGCTCGTCGACGACCTCGGCGGCTGGGTGACCGTGCTGCTCGACCCGGCCCACCAGCCGGCGGACGACACGGCGACCATCGCCGAGCTGGCCGACGCGGTGCGGGCCTGCCCGGCGCGGTTGGTGCTGGTCAGTCCCGAGGTGGGGCTGTCGCTGGTGCCGACCACCCCGTTGGGGCGGGCGTTCGTCGACGCGCTCGGCGCGGCCAACCGGGCGGTGGCCGACGCCTGCGACGCGGTGGTGCTGGTGGTCGCCGGCCAGGCGTGCTGGCTCAAGGCCCCCGCCGCGCCGGGCGGCGAGGCCGGGGCGGTCCCCGCCCCACAGGCGGCGGTCCCGGCTCCGGCCGCGACGACGGCCGCCCAGGCGACGGCCGCGCAGGGGGCGGCCGCCCAGGCGACGGCTACGGCGGCGGCCGGCGGTGGGCACGACGACCGCGCGGCGCTGCCGCAGGTGCTGACCCCGACCGCGGCACCGGAGCCGGCCGGCGCGCCCTGGGCCGCGCCGACGATGGCGCTGCCGGTGGTCGCCACGGGCCTGGTCATCCAGCCCGGCATGGAGCTGCCGATGCCCGACGAGTACACCGGGCCGCAGGCCGTCGAGCGGCTGGCCACCCTGGACGTGCCCGGGGCCGGGCTGGGCGTGCTGGAGCGGGTGGTCGGCTTCGCCGCGGCCACCCAGGGCACGCCGACGCCGAAGCCCTGGGACAGCGTGCGGGTGCTGCTGCTGCACGGCGACCACGCCGGTGGGGCCGCCGCCGGCGCCCCGCCCGGGGAGTCGGCCCGGCGGGCGGCGCAGGCCCGCGCCGGGCAGGGCGTGCTGGCCCGGCTGGCCGCCGAGAACGGCGCGAGCCTCCAGGTCGTCGAGACGCCGGCGTCCGAGCCCATCGAGCGCCTGCCGGCCCTGGACCACGAGCAGGTCGAGCAGGCCCTGCGGTACGGCTGGCGGCTGGCCGAGGAGGCCGCCGAGGCGGGCGTACGGCTGCTGGTGCTGGCGGCGTGCGGAGCCGGCACGGACGCCGCCGCGGCGGCGGTGCTCGCGGCGACGGCCGGCGCGGAGCCACCGGCGGTGCTCGGCCGGGTGGTGACGGCGGGCGGCGAGATCGACGACGCGGCGTGGATGCGGCGCTGTGCGGCGGTCCGGGACGCGCTGCACCGCACCCGGCGCTCGCCCCGCGACGCCAAGGACGTGCTGGCCGAGCTGGGCGGCGGGGACATCGCGGTGGCGACCGGCGTGCTGCTCGGCGCGACCGCCCGCCGGCTGCCGGTGCTGCTGGACGGCCCGGTCGGCCTGGCGGCCGGCATGGTCAGCCGGGACCTGGCCGGGCAGGCCCGGCACTGGTGCCTGCTGGCCGACCACGGCGGCCACCCGGCGGTCCGGCTCGCCGCCGACGTGCTGGGCCTCGATCCCCTGCTGGACCTGCGGCTCGACCTCGGCGAGGGGGCGAACGCGTTGACCGCGCTGCCGCTGCTGCGCTCGGTGCTGTCGCTGGCCGCCGCGCTGCCCGCGCGGCCGGGCCCGGACGACGCCGCGACCGTGGCGGACGAGGCGGCTGCCGCAGGCACGGGCGACGACGGTGCGGGCGACGACGGTGCGGGCGACGACGGTGCGGGCGACGACGGCGACGGTACGGGCGGCGCCGACGACGACGACCGTGGCACGGACGGCGACGACGGCGGCGCGGAGTTCGTCGAGCCGGAGCCGGCCGGCCCGGGCCCGGCCACCACCGCGCCCACGGGCACCACCGCGTCCACGGGGACCACCGCGTCCGCCGGGGCCGCCGAGCCGGCCGGGCCGGAGCCGGATCCGGCCGGGCGGCGTGCCGACTGA
- a CDS encoding site-2 protease family protein — protein MTPGRPGGGEPLVLGVPRAAFRPSPVFLALVALFAASGVMAWNRFGNVRFDVFLFVVSGWLVSLCLHEYAHAVVAYRAGDRDIAHRGYLTLNPFKYTHPLLSIVLPVVVVLLGGIGLPGGAVWVDRHAIPGRLRHTLVSLAGPATNVLFTLVLVAVLRVGFGGGGSVEFWAGLALLAFLQLTASVLNLLPVPGLDGGNMIQPWLNPQWRRMYDLFAPFGFILLFALLWNPRLGGWFFDAVFAVANLLGLPPWLYAAGLDLIRFWQG, from the coding sequence ATGACACCGGGCCGCCCGGGCGGCGGCGAGCCCCTGGTGCTCGGGGTGCCCCGGGCGGCCTTCCGGCCCAGCCCGGTGTTCCTGGCGTTGGTCGCGCTCTTCGCGGCCAGCGGCGTCATGGCCTGGAACCGGTTCGGCAACGTCCGGTTCGACGTGTTCCTCTTCGTCGTCTCGGGCTGGCTCGTCTCGCTGTGCCTGCACGAATACGCGCACGCGGTGGTCGCCTACCGGGCCGGGGACCGCGACATCGCCCACCGGGGCTACCTGACGCTCAACCCGTTCAAGTACACCCACCCGCTGCTGTCGATCGTGCTGCCCGTGGTGGTGGTGCTGCTCGGCGGCATCGGCCTGCCCGGTGGCGCGGTGTGGGTGGACCGGCACGCCATCCCGGGGCGGCTGCGGCACACCCTGGTCAGCCTCGCCGGCCCGGCCACCAACGTGCTGTTCACCCTGGTGCTGGTGGCGGTGCTGCGGGTCGGCTTCGGCGGCGGCGGGTCGGTGGAGTTCTGGGCGGGCCTGGCGCTGCTGGCGTTCCTCCAGCTCACCGCCAGCGTGCTCAACCTGCTGCCGGTGCCCGGCCTCGACGGCGGCAACATGATCCAGCCGTGGCTGAACCCGCAGTGGCGACGGATGTACGACCTGTTCGCCCCGTTCGGGTTCATCCTGCTGTTCGCGCTGCTGTGGAACCCGCGCCTCGGCGGCTGGTTCTTCGACGCGGTCTTCGCCGTGGCGAACCTGCTCGGCCTGCCCCCGTGGCTCTACGCCGCCGGCCTCGACCTGATCCGCTTCTGGCAGGGCTGA
- a CDS encoding aldo/keto reductase family protein, translating into MDFRHLGRSGLLVSEISYGNWITHGSQVEEDAATACVRAALETGITTFDTADTYAGTKAEEVLGRALKGERREGLEIFTKVFWPTGPGRNDRGLSRKHIMESINGSLRRLQTDYVDLYQAHRYDHSTPLEETMEAFADVVHSGKAHYIGVSEWTADQIRAGHRLARELRIPLVSSQPQYSMLWRVIEAEVVPTSEELGIGQIVWSPIAQGVLSGKYLPGQPPPAGSRATDEKSGANFIARLLTDEVLTRVQQLKPLAEQAGLSMPQLAIAWVLQNPNVSSAIVGASRPEQVHDNVKAAGVKLDADLLKAIDAVVDPVVERDPGKTQSPAKRP; encoded by the coding sequence ATGGACTTCCGACACCTGGGCCGTTCGGGCCTGCTGGTCAGCGAGATCTCGTACGGCAACTGGATCACCCACGGGTCGCAGGTCGAGGAGGACGCGGCGACCGCCTGCGTCCGGGCCGCGCTGGAGACGGGCATCACCACGTTCGACACCGCCGACACGTACGCCGGCACGAAGGCCGAGGAGGTGCTCGGCCGGGCGCTGAAGGGCGAGCGCCGCGAGGGGCTGGAGATCTTCACGAAGGTCTTCTGGCCGACCGGTCCCGGTCGCAACGACCGGGGCCTGTCCCGCAAGCACATCATGGAGTCGATCAACGGCTCGCTGCGCCGGTTGCAGACCGACTACGTGGACCTCTACCAGGCCCACCGGTACGACCACAGCACTCCGCTGGAGGAGACGATGGAGGCGTTCGCCGACGTCGTGCACTCCGGCAAGGCCCACTACATCGGCGTCTCGGAGTGGACGGCGGACCAGATCCGGGCCGGCCACCGGCTCGCCCGGGAGCTGCGCATCCCGCTGGTGTCCAGCCAGCCGCAATATTCGATGCTGTGGCGGGTCATCGAGGCCGAGGTGGTGCCGACCAGCGAGGAGCTGGGCATCGGGCAGATCGTCTGGTCGCCGATCGCGCAGGGCGTGCTGTCGGGCAAGTACCTCCCGGGCCAGCCGCCGCCCGCCGGTTCCCGGGCCACCGACGAGAAGTCGGGGGCGAACTTCATCGCCCGGTTGCTCACCGACGAGGTGCTGACCCGGGTGCAGCAGCTCAAGCCGTTGGCCGAGCAGGCCGGGCTGAGCATGCCGCAGCTCGCCATCGCCTGGGTGTTGCAGAACCCGAACGTCTCCTCGGCGATCGTCGGGGCGTCCCGTCCCGAGCAGGTGCACGACAACGTGAAGGCGGCCGGGGTGAAGCTCGACGCCGACCTGCTCAAGGCGATCGACGCCGTCGTCGACCCGGTCGTCGAGCGGGACCCGGGCAAGACGCAGTCCCCCGCGAAGCGGCCGTGA